In one Streptomyces sp. NBC_01288 genomic region, the following are encoded:
- a CDS encoding acyl-CoA dehydrogenase family protein: protein MAWDFSTEPEFEEKLEWIRRFRSERVEPLDLLYPDRAYHPLDDELGPTVRALKQRVRDEGLWAPHLGPELGGRGFGQVKLALINEILGQSSWAPVIFGTAAPDTGNAEIIARYGTEEQKERYLRPLLEGECFSCFSMTEPQAGADPTMFTTRAERDGDDWVITGRKFFSSNARTSKFVIVMAVTNPDVGPYKGMSMFLVPSDTPGVRIERHLGIMGEATDEGMHALIAYDGVRVPADALLGGEGQAFAIAQTRLGGGRVHHAMRVVGQSQKALDMMAERALSRETQGERLADKQLVRADLADSYAQLAQFRLFVLYTAWQIDRYQDYKRVRKDIAAIKFLTPKVLHDVVYRSMHLHGALGVSNEMPFADMWNGAAVMAVVDGPTEVHKITVARDVLRGYEAAPGLWPTQHLPTRREWARKQLEDLL, encoded by the coding sequence ATGGCATGGGACTTTTCCACCGAGCCGGAGTTCGAGGAGAAACTGGAGTGGATCCGGCGATTCCGCTCCGAGCGCGTGGAGCCGCTCGACCTGCTCTATCCGGACCGGGCGTACCATCCGCTCGACGACGAACTCGGCCCCACAGTCCGGGCGTTGAAGCAACGGGTCCGCGACGAGGGCCTGTGGGCACCGCACCTCGGACCCGAACTCGGCGGGCGCGGCTTCGGCCAGGTCAAGCTCGCGCTCATCAACGAGATCCTGGGCCAGTCGAGTTGGGCCCCCGTCATCTTCGGCACGGCCGCACCCGACACCGGCAACGCCGAGATCATCGCCCGCTACGGCACCGAAGAACAGAAGGAGCGCTACCTCCGGCCGCTGCTGGAAGGCGAGTGCTTCTCCTGCTTCTCCATGACCGAGCCACAGGCCGGCGCCGACCCCACGATGTTCACCACCCGCGCCGAACGCGACGGCGACGACTGGGTCATCACCGGCCGCAAGTTCTTCTCCTCCAACGCCCGCACCTCGAAGTTCGTCATCGTGATGGCCGTGACGAACCCCGACGTCGGCCCCTACAAGGGCATGTCGATGTTCCTCGTACCCAGCGACACCCCCGGCGTCCGCATCGAGCGCCACCTCGGCATCATGGGCGAGGCCACCGACGAGGGCATGCACGCACTCATCGCCTACGACGGCGTCCGCGTCCCCGCCGACGCCCTGCTCGGCGGTGAGGGCCAGGCCTTCGCGATCGCCCAGACCCGGCTCGGCGGTGGCCGCGTCCACCACGCGATGCGGGTCGTGGGCCAGAGCCAGAAGGCGCTCGACATGATGGCCGAGCGGGCCCTGTCCCGCGAGACCCAGGGCGAGCGGCTCGCGGACAAGCAGCTCGTCCGCGCCGACCTCGCCGACTCCTACGCCCAACTCGCCCAGTTCCGGCTCTTCGTGCTCTACACCGCCTGGCAGATCGACCGGTACCAGGACTACAAGCGGGTCCGTAAGGACATCGCCGCCATCAAGTTCCTCACCCCGAAGGTGCTGCACGACGTCGTGTACCGCTCGATGCATCTGCACGGCGCCCTCGGTGTGTCGAACGAGATGCCGTTCGCGGACATGTGGAACGGCGCTGCCGTCATGGCGGTCGTCGACGGCCCCACCGAGGTCCACAAGATCACCGTCGCCCGTGACGTCCTGCGCGGCTACGAAGCGGCCCCCGGCCTCTGGCCCACCCAGCACCTGCCCACCCGCCGCGAATGGGCCCGGAAGCAGTTGGAGGACCTGCTGTGA
- a CDS encoding phosphotransferase family protein, which yields MTLANTESLTRWLDDQGIAPGEPVETSYISGGTSNDIYGIRRGDRSMVLRKPPEKVPPGRNETMLREYRVLNALNGTDVPHPEAIAVCDDTSVLGSCFYLMAHVDGWSPMNTDGWPEPFLGDLSLRSGLAYQLVEGIAKLGNVDWRAQGLEGFGRPDGFHDRQVDRWLAHLAEFRFREIPGLENAAAWLREHRPAHWEPGIIHGDYQFANVMFQHGAPAKLAALVDFEMATVGDPLLDLGWVIMGWPDADEDRTQKGYVDYTGMPDRADLLEHYAKVSGRDVSEIDYYVILARFKMAIVLEGGYARHVRGEGGNPKMAHYGDVVLQMAAQAAELAATTRL from the coding sequence GTGACGCTCGCGAACACGGAATCACTCACCCGCTGGCTGGACGACCAGGGCATCGCCCCCGGCGAACCCGTCGAGACGTCGTACATCTCCGGCGGAACCTCCAACGACATCTACGGCATCCGGCGCGGCGACCGCAGCATGGTGCTGCGCAAACCGCCGGAGAAGGTTCCGCCGGGGCGCAACGAGACCATGCTCCGTGAATACCGCGTTCTCAACGCGCTCAACGGCACGGACGTCCCGCACCCCGAGGCGATCGCCGTGTGCGACGACACGAGCGTGCTCGGTTCCTGCTTCTATCTCATGGCACACGTCGACGGCTGGTCGCCGATGAACACCGACGGCTGGCCCGAGCCGTTCCTCGGCGACCTGTCCCTGCGTTCGGGCCTTGCGTACCAACTCGTCGAGGGCATCGCCAAGTTGGGCAACGTGGATTGGCGGGCCCAGGGTCTTGAAGGCTTCGGCCGGCCTGACGGCTTCCACGACCGGCAGGTCGACCGCTGGCTCGCCCACCTGGCCGAGTTCAGGTTCCGCGAGATACCCGGACTGGAGAACGCCGCTGCCTGGCTGCGGGAACACCGTCCCGCCCACTGGGAACCCGGCATCATCCACGGCGACTACCAGTTCGCCAACGTCATGTTCCAGCACGGCGCGCCCGCCAAGCTCGCGGCCCTCGTCGACTTCGAAATGGCCACCGTGGGCGACCCGTTGCTCGACCTCGGCTGGGTCATCATGGGCTGGCCGGACGCCGACGAGGACCGCACCCAGAAGGGCTACGTCGACTACACCGGCATGCCCGACCGCGCCGACCTGCTGGAGCACTACGCCAAGGTCAGCGGGCGCGACGTCAGCGAGATCGACTACTACGTGATCCTCGCCCGGTTCAAGATGGCCATCGTCCTCGAAGGCGGCTACGCCCGTCACGTCAGGGGCGAGGGCGGCAACCCGAAGATGGCCCACTACGGCGACGTCGTGCTCCAGATGGCGGCCCAGGCGGCCGAACTCGCCGCGACGACCCGGCTATGA
- a CDS encoding NADPH:quinone oxidoreductase family protein, translating to MRAARCNAVGGPVVVEDIPEPVVPEGESAGPEGGIPVDVHYAAVNFADVLVIDGAYQVKAEPPFTPGSEFAGVVAASANGFEKGERVFGSMFVGAFAERVTARSAGLSRIPEGIPTERAAAFGVSHATAFDALRLVADVQPGERVAVLGAAGGVGLATVELAALLGAEVVAVASTEEKRRACAEQGARLTLPYDDLKRSLRDAGGADVVIDPVGGPYAEEALRAMRWGGRFVSVGFASGEIPRIPLNLPMLKGVTLHGFDLGGWARHRRDDLVAARTELHGLFAAGTIRPRVHAVYPLADVAEALSLGRRAIGKVLLEVAHGV from the coding sequence ATGAGAGCCGCCCGCTGCAACGCCGTCGGCGGCCCGGTGGTCGTCGAGGACATCCCCGAACCGGTCGTACCTGAAGGGGAGTCGGCCGGGCCGGAGGGTGGCATCCCGGTCGACGTGCACTACGCCGCCGTCAACTTCGCCGACGTCCTCGTCATCGACGGCGCCTACCAGGTGAAGGCGGAGCCGCCCTTCACCCCCGGCAGCGAGTTCGCCGGTGTGGTCGCCGCCTCCGCGAACGGATTCGAGAAGGGCGAGCGGGTCTTCGGGTCGATGTTCGTCGGCGCCTTCGCCGAACGCGTCACCGCACGGTCGGCCGGCTTGAGCCGTATCCCCGAGGGAATCCCCACCGAGCGCGCGGCGGCCTTCGGGGTCAGCCACGCCACCGCCTTCGACGCCCTCCGCCTGGTCGCCGACGTACAGCCGGGTGAGCGGGTCGCCGTTCTCGGTGCGGCCGGCGGGGTCGGGCTCGCGACCGTCGAACTCGCCGCGCTGCTCGGCGCGGAGGTCGTCGCCGTCGCCTCGACGGAGGAGAAGCGAAGGGCGTGCGCCGAGCAGGGCGCGCGGCTGACCCTGCCGTACGACGATCTGAAGCGGAGCCTGCGGGACGCGGGCGGTGCCGATGTCGTGATCGACCCCGTCGGCGGGCCGTACGCGGAGGAGGCGTTGCGGGCGATGCGCTGGGGCGGACGGTTCGTGAGCGTGGGGTTCGCGAGCGGGGAGATCCCGCGTATCCCGCTCAACCTCCCGATGCTCAAAGGTGTCACCCTGCACGGCTTCGACCTCGGCGGCTGGGCGCGGCACCGGCGGGACGACCTGGTCGCCGCCCGCACCGAACTCCACGGACTGTTCGCCGCCGGGACGATCCGGCCCCGCGTCCACGCCGTGTATCCGCTCGCCGACGTCGCCGAGGCTCTCAGCTTGGGCCGCCGCGCCATCGGCAAGGTCCTTCTGGAGGTCGCGCATGGAGTTTGA
- a CDS encoding acyl-CoA dehydrogenase, protein MEFEFDDEQRLLQRVVRETVTKSRSLPEKQLWDTYLELGWLEAPPVELAIVLEELGYVADPTPFLATATWFAPLAGRLPRGSGTGVFDGEGKFVLDADRADEIAILTSEGVVVRDGKDLAAERLSVFDPTLHIARVDVPDLVAGVPDLALMGLAVSTVGSCRRILDLVVAHVKQRHQFGVPIGSFQAVKHKAADMYVAIERAKVLAYFSALTIAEDDPRRGRAAAMAKAAAGDCQRVCFQNGFQLFGAMGYTWENELQIHLKRAKAGDLLLGTASEHRKALLV, encoded by the coding sequence ATGGAGTTTGAGTTCGACGACGAACAGCGGCTGCTCCAGCGAGTGGTCCGCGAAACGGTCACCAAGTCACGGTCCCTGCCCGAGAAGCAACTCTGGGACACCTATCTGGAGTTGGGCTGGCTCGAAGCCCCGCCGGTGGAACTGGCCATCGTTCTGGAGGAGTTGGGTTACGTAGCCGATCCGACGCCCTTCCTCGCCACGGCGACCTGGTTCGCGCCGCTGGCCGGGCGGCTTCCGCGCGGCTCGGGCACCGGTGTCTTCGACGGGGAGGGAAAGTTCGTCCTCGACGCCGACCGCGCGGACGAGATCGCGATTCTCACCTCCGAGGGCGTGGTCGTACGGGACGGAAAGGACCTGGCGGCCGAGCGGCTTTCGGTGTTCGACCCGACCCTGCACATCGCCCGGGTGGACGTGCCTGACCTGGTCGCCGGCGTACCGGACCTGGCCCTGATGGGCCTGGCGGTGAGCACCGTGGGCAGTTGCCGGCGCATCCTCGACCTGGTCGTCGCCCATGTGAAGCAACGGCACCAATTCGGCGTCCCCATCGGCTCGTTCCAGGCGGTCAAGCACAAGGCCGCCGACATGTACGTCGCGATCGAACGCGCCAAGGTGCTCGCCTACTTTTCCGCGCTCACCATCGCCGAGGACGACCCACGCCGCGGCCGGGCCGCAGCGATGGCCAAAGCCGCCGCCGGAGACTGCCAACGGGTCTGTTTCCAGAACGGGTTCCAGCTCTTCGGGGCCATGGGCTACACGTGGGAGAACGAGCTGCAGATCCATCTCAAGCGGGCCAAGGCCGGGGACCTGCTCCTCGGTACGGCGTCCGAGCACAGGAAGGCGCTGCTGGTATGA
- a CDS encoding acyl-CoA dehydrogenase family protein, which translates to MRLAPDPEVEKFRADFSDFLDAHLPAPEEATVRSKSSADIPDWARHWQRKLFDAGWLLPAQPPEYGGRNATLPQVVAHLEELSRRRIYHSFNPQGLNIIAASLLTFGTEQQKRDWAVPLLRAEITASLGMSEPGAGSDLAGLRTRAALEGDHFVVNGQKVWTSGAHDADVLLTFVRTDPEAPKHKGISVLLIPTDSEGLVRRPFGSIAAPDDLDFNEVFFTDVHVPKENLVGPLNEGWRVANGSLGHERTLLWVHYAERMDALINDAACDEEWHATLQMDVQALRLLGYRLLGPDRNPVEISVLKLLGSEAAQSAELHALEQHGAEALLHPVQTGPYTHMNLETFNASWFERYARSFGGTIAGGTSEIQRNIIAERILGLPR; encoded by the coding sequence ATGAGGCTGGCCCCCGACCCCGAGGTCGAGAAGTTCCGCGCCGATTTCAGCGACTTCCTCGACGCCCACCTGCCCGCACCCGAAGAGGCCACGGTCCGCTCCAAGTCCAGTGCGGACATACCCGATTGGGCCCGGCACTGGCAGCGCAAGCTCTTCGACGCGGGCTGGCTGCTGCCCGCCCAGCCGCCCGAGTACGGCGGCCGCAACGCCACCCTGCCTCAAGTCGTCGCCCACCTGGAGGAGTTGTCCCGGCGGCGGATCTACCACAGCTTCAACCCGCAGGGCCTCAACATCATCGCGGCCTCGCTGCTCACCTTCGGTACCGAGCAACAGAAACGCGACTGGGCCGTACCCCTGCTGCGCGCCGAGATCACCGCGTCGCTCGGCATGAGCGAACCCGGAGCCGGCTCCGACCTGGCCGGGCTGCGCACCCGCGCGGCCCTTGAAGGCGACCACTTCGTCGTCAACGGACAGAAGGTGTGGACCTCGGGCGCGCACGACGCCGACGTCCTGCTCACCTTCGTCCGCACCGACCCCGAGGCCCCCAAGCACAAGGGGATCAGCGTCCTGCTCATCCCCACCGACTCCGAGGGCCTGGTCCGGCGGCCGTTCGGGTCGATCGCCGCGCCGGACGACCTCGACTTCAACGAGGTGTTCTTCACCGACGTCCACGTCCCGAAGGAGAACCTCGTCGGCCCCCTCAACGAGGGCTGGCGCGTGGCCAACGGCTCGCTCGGCCACGAACGGACCCTGCTGTGGGTGCACTACGCCGAGCGGATGGACGCCCTGATCAATGACGCGGCCTGCGACGAGGAGTGGCACGCCACCCTCCAAATGGACGTCCAGGCACTGCGGTTGCTCGGCTACCGGCTCCTCGGCCCCGACCGGAATCCGGTGGAGATCTCGGTGCTCAAACTGCTCGGCTCCGAGGCCGCGCAGAGCGCCGAACTGCACGCCCTCGAACAGCACGGCGCCGAGGCGCTGTTGCACCCGGTGCAGACAGGGCCGTACACCCATATGAACTTGGAGACGTTCAACGCCAGTTGGTTCGAAAGGTACGCGCGCAGCTTCGGCGGGACGATCGCCGGCGGCACGTCCGAGATCCAGCGCAACATCATCGCCGAGCGCATCCTCGGCCTGCCCCGCTAG
- a CDS encoding enoyl-CoA hydratase, translating to MDEILYEVDGRVGIITLNRPEVANAQNSELLDALDAAWSRAAADEDVKVILLKANGKHFSSGHDLKDRWPAPKEITLEWIYSAETRRYLEYTLRWRNVPKPTIAAVQGKCIAGGLMLCWPCDLIVAAENAEFSDPVVHMGIGGVEYHGHTWELGPRKAKEILFTGRAVTAEEAERVGMVNKVVPLDQLVTEALELAHQIARMPSFGLRQAKRAVNQSLDVQGFYAAIQSVFDIHETGHGNALSVSGYPILTQLDAMKERIKGQ from the coding sequence ATGGACGAGATCCTGTACGAGGTCGACGGCCGGGTGGGGATCATCACCCTCAACCGGCCCGAGGTCGCCAACGCGCAGAACAGTGAACTCCTCGACGCCCTGGACGCGGCCTGGAGCCGGGCCGCGGCCGACGAGGACGTGAAGGTCATTCTCCTGAAGGCCAACGGCAAGCACTTCTCCTCGGGACACGACCTGAAGGACCGCTGGCCGGCGCCGAAGGAGATCACCCTGGAGTGGATCTACAGCGCCGAGACCCGCCGGTACCTGGAGTACACCCTGCGCTGGCGCAACGTGCCCAAGCCGACGATCGCGGCCGTGCAGGGCAAGTGCATCGCGGGTGGACTGATGCTCTGCTGGCCCTGCGACCTGATCGTGGCCGCCGAGAACGCCGAATTCTCCGACCCCGTCGTCCACATGGGCATCGGGGGAGTCGAATACCACGGCCACACCTGGGAGTTGGGCCCGCGCAAGGCGAAGGAGATCCTCTTCACCGGACGGGCCGTGACCGCCGAGGAGGCGGAGCGGGTCGGCATGGTGAACAAGGTCGTCCCGCTCGACCAACTGGTCACCGAGGCCCTGGAGTTGGCCCACCAGATTGCCCGGATGCCGTCCTTCGGACTGCGCCAGGCGAAGCGGGCCGTCAACCAGAGTCTCGACGTCCAGGGCTTCTACGCCGCCATCCAGTCCGTGTTCGACATCCACGAGACGGGACACGGGAACGCACTGAGCGTGAGCGGATATCCCATTCTCACGCAGCTCGACGCCATGAAGGAACGCATCAAGGGCCAGTAG
- a CDS encoding SDR family NAD(P)-dependent oxidoreductase gives MAESLASKYGPWGVVAGGSDGVGAAFAHRLAAQGMNVVLVARRLPVLEASADEIRARYGVEVRTVALDLTSSTALAELEEATAGLEVGLFVYNAGSDDRSVPFLDKDLDTHLGLVRRNCTAVLEAAYRFGGPMVARKRGAVVLVTSGAAWAGGATLAAYGASKAFDLILAESLWAEWQGSGVDVLGLVLGRTDTPSLRRTEGVQGGSYGGDLADPDDVAAEALDHLSDGPTWICGSPTPTGGSPFGALSRRDAVLAMSRGATAHKEQ, from the coding sequence GTGGCTGAATCTCTCGCGAGCAAGTACGGGCCGTGGGGTGTCGTCGCCGGCGGGTCGGACGGGGTGGGTGCCGCGTTCGCCCACCGGCTGGCCGCCCAGGGGATGAACGTGGTGCTGGTGGCCCGGCGCCTGCCCGTGCTGGAGGCGTCCGCCGACGAGATCCGCGCACGCTACGGCGTCGAGGTCCGGACCGTCGCCCTCGACCTCACCTCCTCAACTGCCCTGGCGGAGCTGGAGGAGGCGACCGCCGGGCTGGAGGTCGGCCTCTTCGTGTACAACGCGGGCAGCGACGACCGCAGCGTCCCGTTCCTCGACAAGGACCTCGACACCCACCTCGGGCTGGTGCGGCGCAACTGCACCGCCGTACTCGAAGCGGCCTACCGCTTCGGCGGCCCGATGGTGGCGCGCAAGCGGGGAGCCGTGGTCCTGGTGACCTCGGGCGCCGCATGGGCGGGTGGCGCCACACTCGCCGCCTACGGCGCGTCGAAGGCCTTCGACCTCATCCTCGCGGAGAGCCTGTGGGCGGAGTGGCAGGGCAGCGGGGTGGACGTCCTCGGGCTGGTGCTCGGCAGGACCGACACCCCGTCCCTGCGCCGGACCGAAGGCGTCCAAGGGGGCTCCTACGGCGGCGACTTGGCCGATCCCGACGATGTGGCCGCCGAGGCGCTCGACCATCTCTCCGACGGTCCGACCTGGATCTGCGGCAGCCCCACCCCGACCGGCGGTTCACCGTTCGGGGCGTTGAGCCGCCGAGACGCGGTCCTGGCGATGAGCCGGGGCGCGACCGCGCACAAGGAACAGTGA
- a CDS encoding NAD(P)-dependent oxidoreductase yields MKIGIIGSGRMGRPIVERLVAAGHDVTVHSRHPETHADAEADGPSSADTIEATVRDADAVFVVVLTDEQVRSVCLGPHGAIAAMAAGATLVQHTTSAPGTARLLAEAGAERDVRVLDAALSGGPHDIAAGRLTLWVGGDEAQLEQIRPLLETYASPVMFVGPAGNGQRVKLVNNALFVAQVGLAVDAVRVAGSLGIDEKVILAALQHGSGASRALGVVASGGSVDSVAVRLADLMSKDVAVVREVARSTGADLGIIGTVLSSDAVEKKVLQRPPS; encoded by the coding sequence TTGAAGATCGGGATCATCGGGTCGGGCCGCATGGGGCGGCCGATCGTCGAGCGCCTCGTGGCCGCGGGACATGACGTCACCGTCCACTCACGCCACCCGGAGACGCACGCCGACGCCGAGGCGGACGGGCCGAGTTCGGCCGACACAATCGAAGCGACTGTGCGCGACGCCGACGCGGTGTTCGTCGTCGTACTGACGGACGAGCAGGTGCGATCGGTGTGCCTCGGCCCTCACGGTGCCATCGCGGCCATGGCGGCGGGGGCGACGCTCGTCCAGCACACCACCTCCGCCCCCGGAACCGCCCGCCTGCTCGCCGAAGCGGGCGCGGAGCGCGATGTCCGAGTGCTGGACGCCGCACTCTCGGGCGGACCGCACGACATCGCCGCGGGCCGCCTCACCCTGTGGGTAGGCGGGGACGAGGCCCAACTGGAACAGATCCGCCCGCTGTTGGAGACGTATGCCTCGCCGGTCATGTTCGTGGGACCGGCCGGCAACGGTCAGCGGGTCAAGCTCGTCAACAACGCCCTGTTCGTGGCACAGGTCGGGCTCGCGGTCGACGCGGTGCGGGTGGCGGGGTCGCTGGGCATCGACGAGAAGGTGATTCTCGCGGCCCTGCAACACGGCAGCGGTGCCAGTCGGGCGCTCGGTGTCGTCGCGAGTGGCGGGTCGGTCGACTCGGTCGCGGTGCGGCTCGCGGACCTGATGAGCAAGGACGTCGCCGTGGTACGCGAGGTCGCGCGCAGCACCGGTGCCGACCTTGGGATCATCGGGACGGTGCTGTCGTCGGACGCGGTCGAGAAGAAGGTTCTCCAACGGCCGCCGTCATGA
- a CDS encoding nuclear transport factor 2 family protein yields the protein MSETDELAQLRATVESLAAKVRALEDQVEITQLVAQYGPAVDSGSGDAAAGLWTEDGVFDAVPHLRMEGHDGIAGMVHGPNHQSVIHNGCGHVLTAPHVVVDGDHATGRSHALHLRWDADAGRFWVFQVSANTWRWVRTSEGWRIAERVNANLDGTEGPRAMLAPSSNSLHLEES from the coding sequence ATGAGCGAGACCGACGAACTTGCCCAACTGCGCGCCACCGTCGAATCGTTGGCGGCGAAGGTGCGTGCCTTGGAGGACCAGGTCGAGATCACCCAGCTCGTCGCCCAGTACGGACCCGCGGTCGACAGCGGCTCCGGAGATGCCGCGGCGGGGCTGTGGACCGAGGACGGCGTCTTCGACGCGGTCCCCCATCTGCGGATGGAGGGCCACGACGGCATCGCCGGCATGGTCCACGGACCCAACCACCAGAGCGTGATCCACAACGGCTGCGGTCACGTGCTGACCGCGCCGCACGTCGTCGTCGACGGCGACCACGCCACCGGCCGTAGCCACGCGCTGCACCTGCGCTGGGACGCCGACGCCGGACGGTTCTGGGTGTTTCAGGTCTCCGCCAACACCTGGCGCTGGGTGCGCACTTCGGAGGGCTGGCGGATAGCCGAGCGGGTCAACGCCAACCTCGACGGCACCGAGGGACCGCGCGCGATGCTGGCACCGTCCTCCAACTCGCTCCACCTGGAGGAGAGTTGA
- a CDS encoding zinc-binding dehydrogenase produces MRAAVLRGGSVEARTVDDPVPGPGQLLVRSLACGICASDLHFMDHPEAGADDDSGMSTYDQDVDIVMGHEYCAEVVDYGPGTERRIPVGTRVSSLPVLATPAGRRIIGQSPEAPGGFGELFLLTEAITRVVVSDLPSEIVCVADAISVGWSTASRAQLTVKEAALVIGCGAIALSAIGRLKNLGVGPIVAADLVASRRATALAMGADVVVDPAEVSPYEAWRNAAGPQASCVVFECVGVPGVLDSIIKGCERGTRIFSVGGPPEGDHLHTLTAKRKGLNIQFGGGPSMDHWDEAFRAVCSGGLDVGPMLGHTVGLDGVPAALDAARDADGPARIIVVPGS; encoded by the coding sequence ATGCGTGCTGCTGTACTGCGGGGCGGGAGCGTCGAGGCGCGGACCGTCGACGATCCGGTCCCCGGACCGGGCCAACTCCTCGTCCGCTCGCTGGCGTGCGGGATCTGCGCGTCGGATCTGCACTTCATGGACCATCCGGAGGCGGGCGCCGACGACGACAGCGGGATGTCGACGTACGACCAGGACGTCGACATCGTGATGGGTCACGAGTACTGCGCCGAGGTCGTGGACTACGGCCCCGGTACCGAGCGGCGGATCCCGGTCGGGACGCGGGTGAGTTCGCTGCCCGTGCTGGCCACCCCGGCCGGCCGCAGGATCATCGGCCAGAGCCCCGAAGCACCGGGCGGGTTCGGGGAGTTGTTCCTGCTGACCGAGGCCATCACCCGGGTCGTGGTGTCGGACCTACCGAGCGAGATCGTGTGTGTCGCCGACGCGATCTCGGTGGGCTGGTCGACCGCGTCCCGCGCCCAACTGACCGTGAAAGAGGCGGCGTTGGTCATCGGCTGCGGGGCCATCGCCCTCTCGGCGATCGGCCGGCTCAAGAACCTCGGTGTCGGCCCGATCGTGGCGGCCGACCTCGTGGCGTCACGTCGTGCGACCGCGCTGGCGATGGGCGCCGACGTGGTCGTCGACCCGGCCGAGGTCTCGCCGTACGAGGCGTGGCGCAACGCGGCCGGTCCACAGGCGAGTTGTGTCGTGTTCGAGTGCGTCGGCGTCCCCGGCGTTCTCGACTCGATCATCAAGGGCTGCGAGCGCGGAACCCGGATCTTCTCCGTCGGCGGTCCGCCGGAGGGCGACCATCTGCACACCCTGACCGCGAAGCGGAAGGGGCTCAACATCCAGTTCGGGGGCGGCCCGTCGATGGACCACTGGGACGAGGCGTTCCGGGCGGTCTGCTCCGGCGGCCTCGATGTCGGGCCGATGCTCGGCCACACCGTCGGGCTCGACGGGGTGCCGGCCGCGCTCGACGCCGCACGGGACGCCGACGGGCCGGCCCGCATCATCGTCGTACCAGGGAGCTGA
- a CDS encoding TetR/AcrR family transcriptional regulator: protein MAEPRRAPGRPRDTSINERALAATRELLVQRGFDATTIQAVAEHSGVHASAIYRRWPSRIELIEEATFPGLSPLSVQPTGDLRRDLRRFVRAYLAAFGAPAARAAAAGLFAHSQTSNTPRPPEMLLRVSARPQFQDILRAAPTGTVDPAVDPDDVFDMLLGAVLTRTLLSTVTARNRPVERTVDMIVRMLRPFDGPV from the coding sequence ATGGCAGAACCGCGCCGCGCCCCGGGCCGTCCACGGGACACGAGCATCAACGAACGGGCCCTCGCGGCAACGCGCGAACTCCTCGTCCAGCGCGGCTTCGACGCGACGACGATCCAGGCGGTCGCGGAACACTCCGGTGTGCACGCCTCCGCCATCTACCGCCGCTGGCCGTCCCGGATCGAGCTGATCGAAGAGGCCACGTTCCCCGGACTCAGCCCGTTGAGCGTCCAACCGACGGGGGACCTGCGACGCGACCTCCGCCGGTTCGTGCGTGCCTACTTGGCGGCCTTCGGCGCGCCCGCGGCCCGTGCCGCCGCGGCCGGCCTCTTCGCGCACTCCCAGACGTCGAACACGCCCCGGCCGCCGGAGATGCTGCTGCGCGTGTCGGCGCGACCGCAGTTCCAGGACATCCTGCGCGCCGCGCCGACCGGGACCGTCGACCCCGCCGTGGACCCGGACGACGTCTTCGACATGCTCCTCGGCGCCGTACTGACCCGCACCCTCCTGTCCACGGTCACGGCCCGCAACCGTCCCGTCGAGCGCACGGTCGACATGATCGTGCGGATGCTACGACCCTTCGACGGGCCGGTGTGA